A genomic segment from Rubrobacter tropicus encodes:
- a CDS encoding DUF433 domain-containing protein, translated as MATKARGIRLPGALEAEIEREMRLQGAGFTEVAVSLLREALRMRRVPGIVFMDGATGRRAVVAGTGVDVWEIVGQYREVGEDFEELKACYPWLTGVQLSSALGYYEIYPEEIDARLEKEERWTPESLWREHPFMRPDRGNEAGRRESS; from the coding sequence GTGGCTACGAAGGCGCGAGGGATACGGCTTCCGGGGGCGTTGGAGGCGGAGATCGAGCGCGAGATGAGGTTGCAGGGCGCTGGTTTTACGGAGGTTGCGGTCTCCCTCTTGCGCGAGGCCTTGCGGATGCGCCGGGTGCCGGGAATAGTGTTCATGGACGGCGCGACGGGCCGGCGGGCTGTGGTGGCGGGCACCGGCGTCGACGTGTGGGAGATCGTCGGGCAGTACCGCGAGGTCGGCGAAGATTTCGAGGAGTTGAAGGCCTGTTATCCGTGGCTCACCGGGGTCCAGCTCTCGTCCGCCCTCGGCTACTACGAGATCTACCCGGAAGAGATAGACGCCCGCCTCGAAAAGGAAGAGCGTTGGACGCCGGAGAGTCTGTGGCGAGAGCACCCATTCATGCGGCCAGACCGGGGCAATGAAGCCGGGCGTCGCGAAAGTTCTTGA
- a CDS encoding DUF5615 family PIN-like protein, translated as MRFLFDEDLPPKAAEISRGLDIDAASVHELGRLGLTDREQLRFSAREEMVFVTRNRDDFRALTLEFYRAGESHRGVLVVGRKLPNNRPGRIAHALKRWVDKNANRPESFGPYTLDFL; from the coding sequence TTGAGGTTTCTCTTCGACGAAGACCTTCCGCCGAAGGCGGCGGAGATCTCACGCGGCCTGGACATCGACGCCGCCAGCGTGCACGAACTCGGACGGCTCGGCCTCACCGACAGGGAACAGTTGCGCTTCTCGGCCAGAGAAGAGATGGTGTTCGTCACCCGCAACCGCGACGACTTTCGCGCGCTCACACTGGAGTTCTACAGGGCCGGCGAAAGCCACCGCGGGGTGCTCGTAGTCGGCCGCAAGCTACCCAACAACCGGCCCGGGAGAATCGCACACGCCCTGAAACGCTGGGTGGACAAGAACGCAAACCGCCCCGAGAGCTTCGGTCCCTACACCCTGGACTTCCTGTAG
- a CDS encoding PQQ-dependent sugar dehydrogenase, with the protein MKKAALAAVISALAVAGVALSFGAEPTRAATVPPGFEDRLVTDVQQPTSMAFLPDGRMLVATQPGLLQTYDPATGGKRGVLDLQARTCANSEQGLLGVAVDPDFESNRFIYIYYTFKKFGVCPAMQPGNPKNPVNRVARYRLPEAGDATMDKILVDNIPSPNGNHNGGDLHFGKDGLLYVSVGDGGRDYRFPHDRAGANDASRDRHVLLGKILRVTRDGTIPADNPYANASNGARCGVPSANGRTAPGNVCKETFARGLRNPFRMAFDPDAAGTRFNINDVGQNAWEEIDAGRKGADYAWNLCEGRHDNPDRAGSVACGAAPFTPPIHEYSHGSGCSSVTGAAFVPNAGPWPESYDDAYLFGDYVCGRIFKLTPKAAGGYAKEAFATGLGQGGPVAMTFGPSGRDLYYTTYAGENPGGEIRRITYTSGNVAPNARAAANPPHAESPGDLTIAFDGSESRDPDGDPLTYEWDFDYDGQNFQADATGPAPSHTYPTAGKKTAALRATDDKGLSHTATVEVFPGDTPPRPVIENPAEGMRFRVGQQITLQGSATDAEDPAAPTLTWEVRRWHSGQHFHPYKSGTGQTLSVTGPEPEDLTATNPEGNYLEVRLTATDSRGLTKTVTRRLQPRTTGITLASNPTDLRLAVNGRSFVAPRTFLAWEGDRLTVSAPNQQKDGQRYVFRSWSDGRAAQHTIVTPVDYKKYTATFQRR; encoded by the coding sequence GTGAAAAAAGCGGCGCTGGCTGCGGTGATCTCGGCCCTTGCGGTTGCCGGGGTGGCGCTGTCTTTCGGCGCGGAGCCCACGCGGGCGGCCACCGTGCCGCCCGGTTTCGAGGACCGTCTGGTTACGGACGTCCAGCAGCCGACTTCGATGGCGTTTCTGCCGGACGGGCGGATGCTCGTCGCCACGCAGCCCGGCCTCCTGCAGACGTACGACCCGGCGACGGGGGGCAAGCGCGGCGTGCTCGACCTCCAGGCCAGGACCTGCGCCAACTCCGAGCAGGGCCTGCTCGGCGTCGCCGTCGACCCGGACTTCGAGTCCAACCGCTTCATCTACATTTACTACACCTTCAAGAAGTTCGGCGTCTGTCCCGCGATGCAGCCGGGCAACCCGAAGAACCCGGTGAACCGGGTGGCGCGCTACAGGCTTCCCGAGGCCGGCGACGCCACGATGGACAAGATCCTCGTGGACAACATCCCCTCCCCCAACGGCAACCACAACGGGGGAGACCTGCACTTCGGCAAGGACGGCCTCCTCTACGTCAGCGTGGGCGACGGGGGACGCGACTACAGGTTTCCCCACGACCGGGCCGGGGCGAACGACGCCTCGCGCGACCGGCACGTTCTGCTCGGCAAGATCCTGCGCGTAACCCGCGACGGCACGATACCCGCCGACAACCCATACGCGAACGCCTCCAACGGCGCCCGCTGCGGCGTGCCCTCCGCCAACGGGCGCACGGCCCCGGGCAACGTCTGCAAGGAGACCTTCGCCAGGGGCTTGAGGAACCCCTTCAGGATGGCCTTCGACCCGGACGCCGCCGGCACCCGCTTCAACATAAACGACGTGGGCCAGAACGCGTGGGAGGAGATCGACGCAGGCCGGAAGGGCGCGGATTACGCCTGGAACCTCTGCGAGGGACGCCACGACAACCCCGACCGCGCGGGCTCCGTGGCCTGCGGCGCCGCACCCTTCACGCCGCCCATCCACGAATACAGCCACGGGAGCGGCTGCTCCTCCGTGACGGGCGCGGCCTTCGTTCCAAACGCCGGGCCCTGGCCAGAGTCCTACGACGACGCGTACCTCTTCGGCGACTACGTGTGCGGCAGGATCTTCAAGCTCACCCCGAAGGCCGCCGGCGGGTACGCCAAGGAGGCGTTCGCGACCGGCCTCGGCCAGGGAGGCCCCGTCGCCATGACCTTCGGGCCATCCGGCAGGGACCTCTACTACACCACCTACGCCGGCGAGAACCCGGGAGGTGAGATCCGGCGCATCACCTACACCTCGGGCAACGTCGCCCCGAACGCCAGGGCCGCGGCCAACCCTCCCCACGCCGAATCCCCGGGCGACCTCACCATAGCCTTCGACGGCTCCGAAAGCCGCGACCCCGACGGCGACCCCCTGACCTACGAGTGGGACTTCGACTACGACGGCCAGAACTTCCAGGCCGACGCCACGGGCCCGGCGCCGTCCCACACTTATCCCACGGCCGGCAAGAAGACCGCCGCGCTGCGCGCCACGGACGACAAGGGCCTCTCCCACACGGCGACCGTCGAGGTCTTTCCCGGCGACACGCCGCCCCGGCCGGTCATAGAGAACCCGGCGGAGGGGATGCGCTTCCGGGTTGGGCAGCAGATCACGCTCCAGGGCTCCGCCACAGACGCCGAGGACCCGGCCGCCCCCACCCTGACCTGGGAGGTCCGCCGCTGGCATTCCGGCCAACACTTCCACCCGTACAAGTCGGGCACGGGGCAGACCCTGTCGGTCACCGGCCCCGAACCGGAGGACCTGACGGCGACCAACCCCGAGGGCAACTACCTGGAGGTCCGGCTTACGGCCACGGACTCGCGGGGCCTCACCAAGACCGTAACCCGCAGGCTCCAGCCGAGGACCACCGGCATCACGCTCGCCTCCAACCCGACGGACCTGCGCCTCGCCGTCAACGGCCGGTCGTTCGTCGCCCCGAGGACCTTCCTCGCGTGGGAGGGCGATCGACTAACAGTCTCCGCCCCGAACCAGCAGAAGGACGGCCAGCGCTACGTCTTCCGCTCCTGGTCGGACGGCCGCGCCGCACAGCACACCATCGTCACCCCCGTCGACTACAAAAAGTACACCGCCACCTTCCAACGCCGGTAA
- a CDS encoding sulfotransferase family protein — MFFVVGYQKSGTTWLMRMLDAHPEILCRGEGRFFGAAWRQKSLVKSDAMRPPSSLLYAVREAEYLRLWIERSVWSRNDDPREHLDNLARMAVDYFLQGELAKTGKRLVGDKSPLLTPETVEEISHVYPEARLIHIIRDGRDTAVSAAHHARNFGRKPGERGSGEGVFEDDRLRKLAADWNARVGRTVEDGPKLFGDCYAEVRYEDLLIRPEAEMARLLRFLGADEGGAGHCVNAASFEKLSRGRSRGEEDPSSFFRKGVAGDWKEAFTGSDRRIFEREAGPLLQRLGYTEKNNSQ; from the coding sequence GTGTTCTTCGTGGTTGGCTACCAGAAGTCCGGGACGACGTGGCTCATGCGGATGCTGGACGCGCACCCGGAGATCCTGTGCAGGGGGGAGGGCAGGTTCTTCGGCGCGGCCTGGCGGCAGAAGAGCCTCGTCAAGTCGGACGCCATGCGGCCCCCGAGTTCGCTGCTCTACGCCGTGCGCGAGGCCGAGTACCTGAGGCTCTGGATCGAGCGCTCCGTCTGGAGCCGCAACGACGATCCGCGAGAGCACCTGGACAACCTCGCCCGCATGGCCGTCGACTACTTTCTCCAGGGGGAGCTCGCCAAGACCGGAAAAAGGCTCGTCGGGGACAAGTCCCCCCTGCTCACCCCCGAGACGGTCGAGGAGATCTCACACGTCTACCCCGAAGCCCGCTTAATTCACATCATCCGCGACGGCCGGGACACGGCCGTCTCCGCCGCCCACCACGCCCGCAACTTCGGCAGGAAACCAGGGGAGCGTGGTTCGGGCGAGGGCGTCTTCGAGGATGACCGCCTCCGAAAGCTCGCCGCCGACTGGAACGCCAGGGTGGGCAGGACCGTCGAAGACGGCCCAAAGCTGTTCGGGGACTGCTACGCCGAAGTCCGCTACGAGGATCTCCTGATTCGACCGGAGGCCGAGATGGCGCGTCTTTTGCGTTTTCTGGGCGCGGACGAGGGAGGAGCCGGCCACTGCGTGAACGCCGCCAGCTTCGAGAAGCTCTCCCGGGGCAGGAGCCGCGGGGAGGAGGACCCCTCCTCCTTCTTCAGAAAGGGCGTGGCGGGAGACTGGAAAGAGGCCTTCACCGGAAGCGACCGGCGCATCTTCGAGCGGGAGGCGGGGCCCCTGCTCCAGCGACTAGGCTACACGGAAAAGAACAACAGCCAATAG
- a CDS encoding glycoside hydrolase family 99-like domain-containing protein translates to MVSSERSPNGGSLASPERSSEDGAGDGPSPRLLAFYLPQFHPIPENNASWGEGFTEWSTVARATPRFPGHYQPRLPADLGFYDLRLPEVRQAQADLAREHGIGGFVYYHYWFEGRELLERPFEEVLKTGQPDFPFCICWANHTWTWKRDSSERGRIVPQDYSEEDDREHIRWLLEAFKDERYIKVNGRPLFLIYRVRGLPDPKRTFELWREEASKAGVAEPYICKVESFSDFEDPATFGCDAAVEFWPHGLENIGVEPVEGRAERFQDNRIYNYEELIEKHLARPAPPFKRYPCVVPQWDNTARFKSTGARIVHDSTPELYERWLRAVVEKNAANPPEEQLVFVNAWNEWAEGAYLEPDFRHGRAYLEANRRALVAAGARVPVPGSGKEGGAPEPASAEDRYKILLDKYTLLQKRYTERLRQEEYSPLLQRAEDQVAELREENLKLRRQSRVVTREKDALARWSREMVEGVRILLNSKRWRLGSIVFEAPQRLLGRSRGPGVEEHLVEVSGRLRKQLDAPAEADGQEKPDAGRR, encoded by the coding sequence ATGGTCTCGTCGGAGCGGTCCCCGAACGGCGGCAGCCTGGCCTCGCCGGAGCGGTCGTCGGAGGACGGCGCCGGAGACGGGCCCTCGCCGCGGCTGCTCGCCTTCTACCTGCCCCAGTTCCACCCCATCCCGGAGAACAACGCTTCCTGGGGCGAGGGGTTTACGGAGTGGTCCACGGTCGCCAGGGCCACGCCCCGCTTCCCGGGCCACTACCAGCCCCGCCTCCCGGCCGACCTCGGCTTCTACGACCTGAGGCTGCCCGAGGTGCGCCAGGCCCAGGCCGACCTCGCCCGCGAGCACGGCATCGGGGGCTTCGTGTACTACCACTACTGGTTCGAGGGCAGGGAGCTTCTGGAGCGCCCGTTCGAGGAGGTCTTGAAGACGGGCCAGCCGGATTTCCCCTTCTGCATCTGCTGGGCCAACCACACCTGGACCTGGAAGCGCGACTCCTCGGAGAGGGGGCGCATAGTGCCCCAGGACTACAGCGAGGAGGACGACAGGGAGCACATCCGCTGGCTTCTCGAGGCTTTCAAGGATGAGCGGTACATAAAGGTAAACGGCCGTCCCCTGTTCCTGATCTACCGCGTCCGCGGCCTGCCCGACCCGAAGCGGACCTTCGAGTTGTGGCGGGAGGAGGCGAGCAAGGCGGGGGTGGCCGAGCCCTACATCTGCAAGGTCGAGTCGTTCAGCGATTTCGAGGACCCGGCGACCTTCGGCTGCGACGCCGCCGTCGAGTTTTGGCCGCACGGGCTCGAGAACATAGGCGTCGAGCCCGTCGAAGGGCGGGCCGAGAGGTTTCAGGACAACAGGATCTACAATTACGAGGAGCTCATAGAGAAGCACCTCGCCCGCCCGGCCCCGCCCTTCAAACGCTACCCGTGCGTGGTCCCCCAGTGGGACAACACCGCCAGGTTCAAGTCCACCGGCGCGCGCATCGTCCACGACTCGACGCCGGAGCTCTACGAGCGGTGGCTCCGGGCCGTCGTCGAGAAGAACGCCGCCAACCCCCCGGAAGAGCAGCTGGTCTTCGTCAACGCCTGGAACGAGTGGGCCGAGGGCGCCTACCTCGAACCCGACTTCCGCCACGGCCGCGCCTACCTCGAGGCGAACCGCCGGGCGCTCGTGGCAGCGGGCGCCAGGGTGCCGGTGCCGGGCAGCGGGAAGGAGGGCGGGGCGCCCGAGCCCGCCTCGGCCGAGGACCGCTACAAGATTCTCCTGGACAAATACACGCTGCTCCAGAAGCGCTACACGGAGCGCCTGCGCCAGGAGGAGTACTCGCCGCTTCTCCAGAGAGCCGAGGACCAGGTCGCGGAGCTCCGCGAGGAGAACCTGAAGCTTCGCCGCCAGAGCAGGGTCGTTACCAGGGAGAAAGACGCGCTGGCCCGCTGGTCCCGCGAGATGGTCGAGGGGGTTCGGATCCTGCTCAACTCCAAGAGGTGGCGGCTCGGCAGCATCGTCTTCGAGGCCCCGCAACGCCTCCTCGGAAGGTCCCGCGGACCGGGCGTGGAGGAGCACCTCGTCGAGGTGAGCGGCAGGCTCCGCAAGCAACTCGACGCCCCCGCCGAGGCCGACGGCCAGGAAAAGCCGGACGCCGGCCGGCGGTAG
- a CDS encoding sulfotransferase family protein — protein MNGKGRDIPVCITGMHRSGTSSAAQLLYRCGVYLGDESELFAAGPANPDGYWENSRFVSINNRVFEAHRGGWDLPPHLEEGWQDSEKMAPIKAEAKELVRRFEGSGVWGWKDPRSSLTMPLWLDLLPEMKVVISLRNPLEVALSLRKRGNSSLAFGLKLWTEYSQRLLAALPADRYIVTHYGAYFYRPQDELRRVLDFLGVHASGQLIAHARSTSLKGLRHHSVATDELRDLEVAPPEMYDLYVRMCREADFDPDNPAPVTGSVLSGELSEKKGSPSA, from the coding sequence GTGAACGGGAAGGGTCGAGACATACCCGTCTGCATCACCGGCATGCACCGGTCGGGCACGTCGTCCGCGGCCCAGCTCCTGTACCGCTGCGGCGTGTACCTCGGGGACGAGAGCGAGCTCTTCGCCGCGGGGCCGGCCAACCCGGACGGCTACTGGGAGAACAGCCGGTTCGTCTCGATCAACAACCGCGTCTTCGAGGCCCACAGGGGCGGCTGGGACCTCCCCCCCCACCTCGAAGAGGGTTGGCAGGACTCCGAGAAGATGGCGCCCATAAAGGCGGAGGCCAAGGAGCTCGTCAGGCGGTTCGAGGGCAGCGGGGTCTGGGGCTGGAAAGACCCGCGCAGCAGCCTTACGATGCCGCTCTGGCTGGATCTGCTCCCGGAAATGAAGGTCGTCATTTCCCTTAGAAACCCTCTGGAGGTCGCCCTCTCGCTCCGCAAGCGGGGCAATTCCTCGCTCGCCTTCGGTCTGAAATTGTGGACGGAATACAGCCAGCGGCTGCTCGCCGCGTTGCCGGCCGACCGATACATAGTCACCCATTACGGGGCGTACTTCTACCGGCCGCAGGACGAGTTGCGGCGCGTCCTCGACTTTCTGGGCGTTCATGCCTCGGGCCAACTCATCGCCCACGCCCGCTCGACCTCCCTCAAGGGGCTGCGCCACCACAGCGTCGCGACCGACGAGCTGCGGGATCTCGAAGTCGCCCCGCCGGAGATGTACGACCTTTACGTGCGGATGTGCCGCGAGGCCGACTTCGACCCCGACAACCCGGCCCCCGTTACCGGGAGCGTCCTCTCCGGGGAACTCTCGGAGAAGAAAGGGAGCCCGTCCGCGTAA
- a CDS encoding sulfotransferase, whose product MRVIAILAAYNEERFIAPCLDHFAAQGVETYLLDNESTDRTVEIAERYLGRGLIGIESFPREGVFDLTAQLGRKEELALELGADWFIHADPDEVRLPPRSDKTLAEALAGVDGLGYDAVNFVEYAFVPTKEEPNHDHPEYQRTMRHYYPFLPRFPHRLNAWKRQPERVDLSSSGGHRVEFPGLRAYPEPFKMRHYPFLSAEHFVEKYAGKDYDAAELRTGKHGWRARVDARKIQLPSQSELSVYASDDALDLSNPRTQHVGEDWTAPRKGLPVIVGGCHRSGTSLVRRMLDAHSRIHCGPEVKFFRDFFGDYAEDPLRHIRFATTARHMLPEQDLLEEFGGAFVRSQERAASRAGKPRWADKNPENVLYLRQWTHLLGRRWVFVHVVRNPLDTLASIKEARFPLTIPPDLESRIELYKRYTRVGAKFGDRHPAYYYRIVYERLVEDPEGVLADLMDWLEEDFEPAQLAFNSAERERGLEDPKIRQTTAAHTDSVGRWRKVLTQEEAVQIARECAPLWHRVSGERLADPSGNGSRPPKTMLPRRIASRLRSKLYSWKDRSRIGEPGEEGRAPTPFIVGAGRSGTTLLRLMLDAHPDLAIPPETHFIPEVSRACGKALDNSGDPRRVFLETVTAHRRWEDFKLEKRLLAERIAAIEPFDLGQALRAFYGLYAQRFGKPRWGDKTPPYVRNMGLVGGLLPEARFLHVIRDGRDVALSSMGLWFGPGSVEEAARRWQSAIRESRRQAEDLPHYLEVHYEDLVTDTEATLKGVCDFVDLPWNPIMLEYHETAQKRMDEMRRDVTLPDGETVVSGEQRTGIHALTNRPPQSDRIGRWKTGMAEGDRETFEGIAGETLKDLGYESGFRKQ is encoded by the coding sequence TTGCGGGTAATCGCGATACTCGCCGCTTACAACGAGGAACGGTTCATAGCCCCGTGCCTGGATCACTTCGCCGCGCAGGGCGTCGAGACGTACCTTTTGGACAACGAATCCACGGACCGGACGGTCGAGATCGCCGAGCGGTACCTGGGGCGGGGTCTGATCGGTATCGAGTCGTTTCCCCGCGAGGGTGTCTTCGACCTGACCGCGCAACTCGGGCGAAAAGAGGAGCTGGCCCTCGAGCTGGGAGCCGACTGGTTTATCCACGCGGACCCTGACGAGGTGAGGCTGCCGCCGAGGTCCGACAAGACCCTGGCCGAGGCGCTCGCCGGGGTGGACGGGCTCGGCTACGACGCCGTGAACTTCGTGGAGTACGCGTTCGTCCCAACCAAGGAAGAGCCGAACCACGATCACCCCGAGTACCAGCGGACCATGAGGCACTACTACCCTTTCCTGCCGAGGTTCCCGCACCGGCTCAACGCCTGGAAGCGGCAACCCGAGAGGGTGGACCTGTCCTCGTCGGGCGGACACAGGGTGGAGTTCCCGGGGTTGCGCGCGTACCCGGAGCCGTTCAAGATGCGCCATTACCCGTTCCTGAGCGCCGAACACTTCGTCGAGAAGTACGCCGGCAAAGATTACGACGCCGCGGAACTGCGAACCGGAAAGCACGGCTGGCGCGCTCGCGTGGACGCGCGAAAGATTCAACTTCCGTCACAGTCCGAGTTGAGCGTGTACGCCTCCGACGACGCGCTGGACCTCTCCAACCCGAGAACGCAACACGTCGGTGAGGACTGGACCGCGCCGCGTAAGGGCCTCCCCGTGATCGTTGGAGGATGCCACCGCTCCGGCACCTCGCTCGTACGCAGGATGCTCGACGCCCACTCCCGCATCCACTGCGGCCCTGAGGTCAAGTTTTTCAGGGACTTTTTTGGCGACTACGCGGAAGACCCGCTCCGGCACATACGCTTCGCGACCACGGCCCGCCACATGTTACCGGAGCAGGACTTGCTCGAAGAGTTCGGGGGAGCCTTCGTGCGCTCTCAGGAGAGGGCCGCCTCCCGGGCGGGCAAGCCGCGCTGGGCGGACAAGAACCCTGAGAACGTCCTTTACCTGAGACAGTGGACCCACCTCCTCGGAAGACGGTGGGTCTTCGTGCACGTGGTCCGAAACCCTCTCGACACGCTGGCCTCGATCAAGGAGGCCCGCTTCCCGCTCACCATACCGCCGGACCTGGAATCCCGCATAGAGCTCTACAAGCGCTACACGCGGGTCGGGGCCAAGTTCGGCGACCGTCACCCCGCGTACTACTACCGGATCGTCTACGAGCGGCTGGTCGAGGACCCGGAAGGCGTGCTCGCCGACCTCATGGACTGGCTGGAAGAGGATTTCGAGCCCGCGCAGCTCGCCTTCAACAGCGCGGAACGCGAAAGAGGGTTGGAAGACCCGAAAATCCGGCAGACCACCGCGGCCCACACGGACAGCGTCGGACGCTGGAGAAAGGTGCTCACGCAGGAGGAGGCCGTCCAGATCGCCCGCGAGTGCGCCCCACTGTGGCACAGGGTCTCCGGCGAGAGGCTGGCCGACCCGTCGGGCAACGGATCTCGCCCCCCGAAAACCATGCTGCCGCGCCGCATCGCGTCCCGGCTGAGATCGAAGCTCTACTCTTGGAAGGACCGGAGCAGAATCGGCGAACCGGGTGAAGAGGGCCGCGCTCCGACACCCTTCATCGTGGGCGCCGGCCGCTCGGGGACGACGCTGCTGCGGCTGATGCTCGACGCCCACCCCGACCTCGCCATACCGCCCGAGACACACTTCATCCCGGAGGTGTCGCGGGCGTGCGGAAAAGCCCTGGATAACTCCGGCGACCCGCGCCGGGTCTTTCTCGAAACGGTAACTGCGCACCGCAGGTGGGAGGATTTCAAGCTGGAGAAGCGCCTGCTGGCGGAGAGGATCGCCGCGATAGAGCCCTTCGACCTGGGCCAGGCGCTGCGCGCTTTCTACGGGCTTTACGCGCAGAGGTTCGGCAAGCCGCGCTGGGGCGACAAGACGCCGCCCTACGTGCGGAACATGGGGCTGGTGGGCGGTCTGCTCCCGGAAGCCCGGTTTCTGCACGTGATCCGTGACGGCCGGGACGTTGCGCTCTCGAGCATGGGCCTGTGGTTCGGACCGGGGTCCGTAGAGGAAGCCGCCAGGCGCTGGCAGTCCGCCATCCGGGAGTCGCGGCGGCAAGCGGAAGACCTGCCCCACTACCTCGAAGTCCACTACGAGGACCTGGTGACGGACACGGAGGCCACGCTCAAGGGCGTCTGCGACTTCGTGGACCTCCCCTGGAACCCCATCATGCTCGAATACCACGAGACGGCCCAAAAGCGCATGGACGAGATGCGCCGGGACGTAACCCTGCCGGATGGGGAGACCGTCGTCAGCGGCGAGCAACGCACGGGCATCCACGCCCTGACCAACCGCCCCCCCCAGTCGGACCGCATCGGCCGCTGGAAGACCGGGATGGCCGAAGGGGACCGGGAAACGTTCGAAGGCATCGCGGGAGAGACGCTGAAAGACCTGGGCTACGAGAGCGGGTTCCGGAAGCAATGA
- a CDS encoding DUF1996 domain-containing protein — translation MRVWSSRLVGEGWTALVRAAGVLVLALALIVAVTGRLDAEDRPAPKQPGAQFATGCKFGHTASADPITDDSHPHLHDFFGNASTSGSSTYDSLRKAKTGCFHQADRSAYWVPAVRWDGERLTPSRASIYYRTAGKDHERVRAVPPALKMIAGGLQERNHVLWSCGRKDKTKSQAPPRRCESGVLAATVYFPDCWDGRNLDSADHRYHVEYADTTDGGRGCPGSHPVPLPSVDATFFYELPAGDPSGRVLVSAGHGFWEEPANYHADLFNAWDQESLTRLVRECINGTKPTEPLPDQCRNPAPRRGE, via the coding sequence ATGCGCGTTTGGTCGAGCCGGTTAGTTGGGGAAGGGTGGACGGCCCTCGTCCGGGCGGCGGGCGTCCTCGTCTTGGCCCTGGCGCTCATCGTCGCGGTTACCGGCAGGCTCGACGCGGAGGACCGGCCCGCTCCGAAGCAGCCGGGGGCGCAGTTCGCCACCGGGTGCAAGTTCGGCCACACGGCCTCCGCGGACCCGATCACGGACGATTCCCACCCCCACCTGCACGACTTTTTCGGCAACGCATCGACCTCCGGAAGCTCCACCTACGACTCCCTGCGCAAGGCCAAAACGGGGTGCTTCCACCAGGCCGACAGGTCGGCCTACTGGGTCCCCGCCGTAAGGTGGGACGGGGAGCGCCTCACACCCTCCAGGGCGAGCATCTACTACAGGACCGCCGGCAAGGACCACGAGCGGGTGCGGGCCGTGCCCCCGGCCCTGAAGATGATCGCCGGCGGCCTCCAGGAGAGGAACCACGTCCTCTGGTCCTGCGGGCGCAAGGACAAGACGAAGTCGCAGGCCCCTCCTCGCAGGTGCGAGAGCGGGGTGCTCGCCGCCACGGTTTACTTCCCGGACTGCTGGGACGGACGGAACCTCGACAGCGCCGACCACAGGTACCACGTGGAGTACGCGGATACGACCGACGGCGGGCGCGGTTGCCCCGGCTCCCACCCCGTTCCCCTCCCCAGCGTGGACGCCACCTTCTTCTACGAGCTGCCCGCGGGCGACCCGTCGGGCCGGGTGCTCGTCTCGGCCGGCCACGGCTTCTGGGAAGAGCCCGCCAACTACCACGCAGACCTCTTCAACGCCTGGGACCAGGAGAGCCTCACCAGGCTCGTACGGGAGTGCATCAACGGCACGAAACCAACCGAACCGCTGCCCGACCAGTGCCGCAACCCGGCGCCGCGACGAGGGGAATAG
- a CDS encoding class I SAM-dependent methyltransferase, with product MRDSEIVEKIESFPRWHYRFDLGGHKTPIYDSKVAVRHRNRALHFFDPIVELFGGSLKGKRVLDLGCNAGWWSLRAINAGADYVLGVDGRRMHVEQSEFVFDVKSVDKDRYDFVEANLFDLDFRKFGEFDIVLCLGLLYHISKPVDLMERINPVSTDLLVVDTAISPAKRSIFEVRRDSLEEARDAVDYEFVLVPSARAVHDLASQFGYRTITLKPDFRNLKGSPDYRGANDYRKGLRRAFLCSKKTDLSGLSAEIEPLPEAPRSFLREAWRNESFGN from the coding sequence TTGAGGGACAGCGAGATCGTAGAGAAAATAGAGAGTTTCCCGAGGTGGCACTACCGCTTCGACCTCGGCGGGCACAAGACGCCCATCTACGACAGCAAGGTTGCGGTGCGCCACCGCAACCGCGCCCTTCACTTTTTCGACCCGATAGTCGAGTTGTTCGGCGGCTCACTCAAGGGCAAGCGCGTGCTGGACCTCGGCTGCAACGCCGGGTGGTGGTCTTTGCGCGCTATCAACGCGGGCGCGGATTACGTGCTCGGCGTGGACGGCAGACGGATGCACGTGGAACAGTCGGAGTTCGTCTTCGATGTCAAGAGCGTCGACAAGGACCGCTACGACTTTGTCGAAGCCAACCTCTTCGACCTGGATTTCCGAAAGTTCGGCGAGTTCGACATAGTCCTGTGCCTCGGACTCCTGTACCACATCTCGAAGCCCGTCGACCTAATGGAGCGCATAAACCCCGTGAGCACGGATCTGCTCGTGGTGGACACCGCGATCTCACCCGCCAAGCGCTCCATCTTCGAGGTGCGCCGGGACAGCCTGGAAGAGGCGCGCGACGCCGTGGACTACGAGTTCGTCCTGGTGCCGAGCGCGCGGGCCGTCCACGACCTGGCCTCCCAATTCGGCTACAGAACGATTACGCTCAAGCCAGATTTCCGCAACCTCAAAGGTTCACCCGACTACCGGGGCGCAAACGATTATCGTAAGGGCCTGCGCCGGGCCTTCCTCTGCTCCAAAAAGACCGACCTCTCCGGCCTGTCGGCCGAGATCGAGCCGCTGCCCGAGGCGCCGCGGAGCTTCCTGCGGGAGGCCTGGCGCAACGAGTCGTTCGGCAACTAG